One genomic window of Luteitalea pratensis includes the following:
- a CDS encoding TonB family protein: MSRREAVMMSVFLHAAILALLLFGPKLPFIQEYLAQQAELQQQEVQKMQQLAMQQQQQQRPRFVFVQPRIDMKAAKPKDNASLADQDRVAQTTQRAPNATNSQPLSRGNSLEFVEKQSQKDLAKGKGPAPEPSESPREMQAQQARAAAPTPPQSQATPSAQAPATNQGVNVREGQNGLLARGDTGVVANPQARNTPATASPAARPPGGSLGQALRNLEKYVQNEAFNNPDGGNSPFGPYIQFDTKGVEFGPWIRRFVAQIKRNWLIPEAAMVMKGHVVVTFNVHKDGRITDVSIKQPSGIDAFDRAAANSLQWSNPTTPLPPEYPSPTAFFTVTFYYNEQPPSQ, encoded by the coding sequence CCTTCATCCAGGAGTACCTCGCCCAGCAGGCCGAACTGCAGCAGCAGGAAGTGCAGAAGATGCAGCAGCTGGCGATGCAGCAACAGCAGCAGCAGCGCCCGCGCTTCGTGTTCGTGCAGCCGCGGATCGACATGAAGGCGGCCAAGCCCAAGGACAACGCCTCGCTGGCCGATCAGGATCGCGTCGCGCAGACGACGCAGCGCGCGCCCAACGCGACCAACAGCCAGCCGCTCTCGCGCGGCAACAGCCTGGAGTTCGTCGAGAAGCAGTCGCAGAAGGACCTCGCGAAGGGCAAGGGACCCGCGCCCGAGCCCTCCGAGTCACCGCGCGAGATGCAGGCGCAGCAGGCCCGCGCCGCCGCTCCGACGCCGCCCCAGAGCCAGGCGACGCCATCGGCGCAGGCGCCGGCCACCAACCAGGGTGTCAACGTGCGCGAGGGCCAGAACGGCCTGCTTGCCAGGGGCGACACGGGGGTCGTCGCAAACCCGCAGGCCCGCAACACCCCGGCAACGGCATCGCCGGCGGCGCGGCCACCAGGCGGGTCTCTGGGCCAGGCGTTGCGCAACCTCGAAAAGTACGTCCAGAACGAGGCGTTCAACAATCCCGATGGTGGCAACTCACCCTTCGGTCCCTACATCCAGTTCGACACCAAGGGCGTCGAGTTCGGGCCGTGGATCCGTCGCTTCGTCGCGCAGATCAAGCGCAACTGGCTGATTCCCGAGGCGGCGATGGTGATGAAGGGCCACGTCGTCGTGACCTTCAACGTCCACAAGGACGGCCGCATCACCGACGTCAGCATCAAGCAGCCCTCGGGCATCGATGCCTTCGACCGCGCCGCGGCCAACTCGTTGCAGTGGTCGAACCCGACGACGCCATTGCCGCCGGAGTACCCGTCGCCGACCGCGTTCTTCACGGTGACCTTCTACTACAACGAGCAACCTCCCTCGCAGTAG
- the rpmF gene encoding 50S ribosomal protein L32, translating to MPNPKRRHSKSRTSKRRTHDALKAVALGPCPQCSELKPPHVVCTNCGHYRGRQVRPVTEEA from the coding sequence ATGCCGAATCCCAAGCGACGCCATTCGAAGAGCCGTACGAGCAAGCGCCGTACGCACGACGCCCTCAAGGCCGTGGCCCTCGGTCCCTGCCCCCAGTGCAGCGAACTGAAGCCACCCCACGTGGTGTGCACCAACTGCGGGCACTACCGCGGTCGGCAGGTGCGCCCGGTCACCGAGGAAGCCTGA
- the miaA gene encoding tRNA (adenosine(37)-N6)-dimethylallyltransferase MiaA gives MTAPLSASGRPLLVAVLGPTATGKSSLGIRLAQAYDGEIVNCDSTAVYRRFDIGTDKVPAHEQGGIAHHLVDVVEPTDIYSAAQFARDAATRIRAISARGRLPMLVGGTGFYFRALVEGLFDGPGRDDVVRTRLHARAVRHGVQHLHRILARVDPTSAARIMPRDEKRLVRALEVWLLTGQPLSAHFAETRPPLPEYDICVIGLRLPPEDIGERVARRVEAQWARGVVQEVRDNLAAGIPREANPFGGLVYRQILEMLDGLRDDAETRALIVRENRQYARRQLIWFRKEPRVIWLDGAGERDETFDAARALIETHGVCR, from the coding sequence GTGACCGCGCCACTCTCAGCCTCGGGACGGCCGCTGCTGGTGGCCGTGCTCGGCCCCACCGCGACCGGCAAGAGTTCGCTCGGGATCCGCCTCGCGCAGGCCTACGACGGCGAGATCGTCAACTGCGACTCCACGGCCGTCTATCGCCGCTTCGACATCGGCACCGACAAGGTGCCCGCGCACGAACAGGGCGGCATCGCGCATCACCTGGTCGACGTCGTGGAGCCGACCGACATCTATTCGGCGGCGCAGTTCGCGCGTGATGCGGCCACGCGCATTCGCGCGATCTCCGCGCGCGGGCGACTGCCGATGCTCGTGGGCGGGACCGGCTTCTACTTCCGGGCCCTCGTCGAGGGCCTGTTCGACGGACCCGGTCGCGACGACGTCGTTCGCACGCGGTTGCACGCACGCGCGGTTCGCCATGGCGTCCAACACCTCCATCGGATCCTGGCGCGTGTCGATCCGACGTCAGCGGCGCGCATCATGCCGCGCGACGAGAAGCGCCTCGTGCGCGCGCTCGAGGTCTGGCTGCTCACGGGGCAGCCGCTCTCGGCGCACTTTGCCGAGACGCGGCCACCGCTGCCCGAGTACGACATCTGTGTCATCGGGCTGCGGTTGCCGCCGGAGGACATCGGCGAGCGGGTGGCCCGGCGCGTCGAGGCGCAATGGGCGCGCGGGGTCGTGCAGGAGGTGCGCGACAACCTCGCCGCGGGCATCCCGCGCGAGGCCAATCCGTTCGGCGGGCTCGTGTACCGGCAGATCCTCGAGATGCTCGACGGGCTGCGTGATGATGCCGAGACGCGTGCACTGATCGTGCGCGAGAACAGGCAGTACGCGCGCCGCCAGCTGATCTGGTTCCGCAAGGAACCGAGAGTGATATGGTTGGACGGCGCGGGAGAACGCGACGAGACGTTCGACGCGGCCCGCGCCCTCATCGAGACCCACGGAGTCTGCCGCTGA
- the plsX gene encoding phosphate acyltransferase PlsX: MMRIAVDAMGGDDAPRTVVHGAVAAAREDGLALTLVGARAMLEDELARFPEVDSLSIAILDAPDVVGMDEPAVAVRRRPRASVRVAAEAVAAGEAAALFTAGHSGAAVMAAYAAFGLLDGIERPAIAATIPTRDGAAILVDAGASVSCRPQHLLVFARLGAAYASAMLGIDRPRVGLLSNGEEAAKGTPLVRGAHARIAETRLHFIGNLDASELFTGAADVIVCDGFTGNVVLKTSEGLVEAIDALMADEMARSVTAQVGAVLTRGALRRFRARLDYSEYGGAPLLGLRHVCVIGHGRSSPKAIATGVRLTARFARERLVTRLEDGLRETGALRVSTSHGHAE, encoded by the coding sequence ATGATGCGCATCGCGGTCGATGCCATGGGGGGCGACGACGCCCCCCGCACCGTGGTGCACGGCGCGGTGGCGGCTGCCCGCGAGGACGGCCTCGCCCTGACCCTGGTCGGGGCGCGCGCGATGCTCGAGGACGAACTCGCCCGGTTCCCCGAAGTCGACAGCCTTTCCATCGCCATTCTCGACGCCCCTGATGTCGTCGGCATGGACGAGCCCGCGGTGGCGGTCCGCCGCCGGCCTCGCGCGTCGGTGCGCGTGGCGGCCGAGGCGGTCGCGGCGGGTGAGGCGGCGGCGCTCTTTACCGCGGGGCACTCGGGCGCGGCGGTGATGGCCGCGTACGCGGCGTTCGGCTTGCTGGACGGCATCGAGCGACCAGCCATCGCGGCGACGATTCCGACGCGCGACGGTGCGGCGATTCTCGTCGACGCCGGGGCGAGCGTGAGCTGCCGGCCCCAGCACCTGCTGGTGTTTGCGCGGCTCGGCGCAGCGTACGCGTCGGCGATGCTGGGTATCGATCGTCCGCGGGTCGGGCTGTTGTCCAATGGCGAGGAAGCCGCCAAGGGAACACCGCTCGTGCGAGGGGCTCACGCGCGCATCGCGGAGACGCGGCTGCACTTCATCGGTAACCTCGATGCCTCCGAGTTGTTCACGGGCGCGGCTGACGTGATCGTGTGCGACGGCTTCACCGGCAACGTGGTGCTGAAGACCAGCGAAGGGTTGGTCGAGGCCATCGACGCGCTGATGGCCGACGAGATGGCGCGGTCGGTGACCGCGCAGGTCGGCGCCGTGCTGACGCGCGGCGCGCTGCGCCGGTTCCGGGCCCGCCTGGATTATTCCGAGTACGGCGGGGCACCGCTGCTCGGCCTGCGTCACGTGTGCGTGATCGGGCACGGGCGGTCCTCGCCGAAGGCGATTGCGACGGGGGTGCGGCTCACGGCGCGATTCGCGCGAGAGCGGCTCGTGACGCGCCTCGAGGACGGACTGCGGGAGACCGGCGCGCTGCGCGTCTCGACGTCGCATGGACACGCAGAATGA
- a CDS encoding phosphopentomutase, with the protein MGVRFERIVTIVLDSVGIGELPDASRYGDEGSDTLGNIARRVTLHLPALRHLGLDRLVPALGHSGGVPAGAWGRMAEASAGKDSVTGHWEMAGIVLERAFPTFPDGFPPEVMDAFTRGIGRPAIGNVVASGTEVIERFGAEHLRTGAPIVYTSADSVFQIAAHEGVVPVPELYRWCEVAYEIVGKGMGVGRVIARPFVGELGAFERTSNRHDYALEPPVPTVLDHLTDAGHPVVAIGKIKDLFAGRGVTRHLATASDDEGMDRVEEAMRDVPRGLIWANLVDFDALYGHRNNVGGYARNLERFDARLADLLPQLRRTDLLVVTADHGNDPTTPSTDHSREYVPLLAVGALVAAGVSLGTRETFADLGQTMADNFGVAPLPRGTSFLEALGSSSLVRPTA; encoded by the coding sequence ATGGGTGTCCGCTTCGAGCGGATCGTCACGATCGTGCTCGACAGCGTCGGCATCGGCGAACTGCCGGACGCGTCCCGGTACGGTGACGAGGGCAGCGACACGCTTGGCAACATCGCCCGCCGCGTCACCCTGCACCTGCCCGCGCTGCGTCACCTGGGACTCGACCGCCTCGTGCCCGCGCTCGGTCATTCCGGCGGCGTGCCGGCCGGAGCCTGGGGCCGCATGGCCGAGGCCTCCGCGGGCAAGGACTCGGTGACCGGTCACTGGGAAATGGCCGGGATCGTCCTCGAGCGGGCGTTCCCGACGTTTCCCGACGGCTTCCCTCCGGAGGTCATGGACGCGTTCACGCGCGGCATCGGGCGCCCCGCTATCGGCAACGTCGTCGCATCGGGTACCGAGGTCATCGAGCGGTTTGGCGCCGAGCACCTGCGCACCGGCGCGCCAATCGTGTACACCTCGGCCGACAGCGTCTTCCAGATCGCGGCCCACGAGGGCGTGGTACCCGTCCCCGAGCTGTATCGCTGGTGCGAAGTCGCTTACGAGATCGTGGGCAAGGGCATGGGCGTGGGCCGGGTCATCGCACGCCCGTTCGTCGGCGAACTGGGCGCGTTCGAGCGCACCAGCAATCGACACGACTACGCGCTGGAGCCGCCCGTGCCGACCGTGCTCGATCACCTCACGGACGCTGGCCACCCGGTCGTCGCGATCGGGAAGATCAAGGACCTCTTCGCCGGGCGCGGCGTGACGCGGCATCTCGCGACGGCATCCGACGACGAGGGAATGGATCGGGTGGAGGAGGCCATGCGTGACGTGCCGCGGGGCCTCATCTGGGCCAACCTCGTGGACTTCGACGCCTTGTACGGGCACCGCAACAACGTCGGCGGCTACGCACGCAACCTCGAGCGGTTCGACGCGCGGCTCGCCGACCTGCTGCCGCAGTTGCGCCGGACTGATCTGCTGGTCGTCACGGCCGACCATGGCAACGACCCGACGACGCCCAGCACCGACCACTCGCGCGAATACGTGCCGCTGCTGGCCGTCGGGGCACTCGTCGCCGCCGGTGTCAGTCTCGGCACTCGGGAAACGTTTGCCGATCTGGGCCAGACGATGGCTGACAACTTCGGCGTGGCGCCACTGCCGCGCGGCACGAGCTTTCTCGAGGCGCTGGGGAGCTCGTCCCTGGTCCGACCCACCGCATGA
- the fabD gene encoding ACP S-malonyltransferase, which translates to MIAFLFPGQGSQAVGMGKALAGAFPEARAAFDQADAALGRSLSGLCFDGPDDQLTLTENTQPAILATSVAAWRVLEARGLAPAWAAGHSLGEYSAHVAAGTLAFADAVRVVSHRGRYMQEAVPVGAGAMAAILGLDAATVTAACEAAAQGEVVSPANLNAPGQVVIAGSRAAVQRAGVEAKARGAKRVIALNVSAPFHCALMAPAQARLEPELRALAVQAPRVPVVANVDGQPRRDAASAIDALVAQVSGAVRWEDVIGYLVSSGVRAYVEVGPGTVLAGLVRKIDREAQVVSFGAPEQLAAVEALFAAS; encoded by the coding sequence ATGATTGCCTTTCTCTTTCCAGGACAGGGCTCGCAGGCAGTCGGCATGGGCAAGGCCCTGGCCGGCGCGTTCCCCGAGGCACGCGCCGCTTTCGACCAAGCCGACGCCGCGCTGGGCCGCTCGCTGAGCGGCCTGTGCTTCGACGGCCCCGACGACCAGCTCACGCTCACCGAGAACACCCAACCCGCGATCCTCGCGACCAGTGTGGCAGCCTGGCGCGTGCTCGAGGCGCGTGGGCTGGCGCCCGCGTGGGCGGCGGGGCATTCGCTCGGTGAGTACTCGGCGCATGTGGCGGCCGGGACGCTGGCCTTCGCCGATGCCGTGCGCGTCGTGTCACACCGCGGCCGGTACATGCAGGAGGCGGTGCCGGTTGGCGCAGGCGCCATGGCGGCGATCCTCGGGCTCGACGCCGCGACCGTGACCGCGGCCTGCGAGGCCGCTGCACAGGGCGAGGTCGTGAGCCCTGCCAACCTCAATGCGCCCGGACAAGTGGTGATCGCCGGGTCCAGGGCCGCTGTCCAACGGGCTGGCGTCGAGGCCAAGGCCCGGGGCGCCAAGCGGGTGATCGCCCTGAACGTGAGTGCCCCGTTCCATTGCGCGCTGATGGCGCCGGCGCAGGCGCGCCTCGAACCGGAGTTGCGGGCGCTCGCCGTCCAGGCGCCACGCGTGCCGGTCGTGGCCAACGTCGACGGGCAACCGCGCCGCGACGCCGCGTCGGCCATCGACGCGCTCGTCGCCCAGGTATCCGGCGCCGTGCGCTGGGAGGACGTCATCGGGTATCTTGTGTCGTCTGGTGTGCGCGCGTATGTTGAGGTGGGCCCGGGAACGGTGCTCGCGGGACTGGTGCGCAAGATCGATCGCGAGGCTCAGGTGGTGAGCTTCGGAGCCCCTGAACAACTCGCCGCGGTGGAGGCGCTCTTCGCAGCATCGTGA
- the hfq gene encoding RNA chaperone Hfq, whose product MPTHRESKPSAPPNIQDVFLNSARRERLVVQIRLMDGQVLEGRIKNFDRFALVIDHEGADHMVFKHAISTIRSNRSVPNYFSSATHEA is encoded by the coding sequence ATGCCCACCCATCGCGAATCCAAGCCGTCAGCGCCGCCCAACATCCAGGACGTGTTTCTCAACTCCGCGCGTCGGGAACGGCTCGTCGTCCAGATTCGCCTCATGGATGGACAGGTGCTCGAGGGGCGCATCAAGAACTTCGATCGGTTCGCCCTGGTGATCGATCACGAGGGCGCGGATCACATGGTGTTCAAGCACGCCATCTCGACGATCCGATCCAATCGCTCCGTCCCCAACTACTTCTCCTCGGCCACGCACGAGGCCTGA
- a CDS encoding deoxyguanosinetriphosphate triphosphohydrolase: MNTIRQQLEARERVMLAPQATFSDASQGRARPEAEDPIRPAFQRDRDRVVHSKAFRRLKHKTQVFFSPAGDHYRTRLTHTLEVSQIARTLAKVLNLHEELTEAITLAHDLGHTPFGHAGERVLDKLVPGGFSHAAQSLRIVEVLEQGGEGLNLTYEVRQGISTHSKGKHGLPINVPAHERAATLEAQIARVADIIAYVNHDIDDAVRAGVLNPAELPSSAVAVLGTSSSARIGAMVTDVVRQSLACDLESLRMSEPVLQALLDLRAFMFAHVYENDVATAEFAKATGILGGLWEKVREQPGTWLDARTLEREGLDAAARDFLAGMTDRYAVRLFEELFIPRPWIEAPRA; the protein is encoded by the coding sequence ATGAACACGATTCGGCAGCAACTCGAGGCCCGGGAGCGCGTGATGCTCGCGCCCCAGGCGACCTTCAGCGACGCCAGCCAGGGACGTGCGCGCCCCGAGGCCGAGGATCCGATTCGCCCGGCGTTCCAGCGCGATCGCGATCGGGTGGTGCATTCGAAGGCCTTCCGCCGGTTGAAGCACAAGACGCAGGTGTTCTTCTCGCCGGCGGGCGACCATTACCGTACGCGGCTCACCCACACGCTCGAGGTCTCGCAGATCGCCCGCACGCTGGCCAAGGTGCTGAACCTGCACGAGGAACTCACCGAGGCCATCACGCTCGCGCACGACCTCGGGCACACGCCGTTCGGCCATGCCGGCGAGCGGGTCCTCGACAAGCTCGTGCCCGGCGGCTTCTCCCACGCCGCCCAGAGCCTGCGCATCGTCGAGGTGCTGGAGCAGGGGGGCGAGGGGCTGAACCTCACCTACGAAGTGAGGCAGGGCATCTCGACGCACTCGAAGGGCAAGCATGGCCTGCCGATCAACGTGCCGGCCCACGAGCGGGCAGCGACGCTGGAGGCGCAGATCGCGCGCGTTGCGGACATCATCGCGTACGTCAACCACGACATCGACGACGCGGTGCGCGCCGGGGTGCTGAACCCGGCAGAACTCCCGTCCTCGGCGGTCGCCGTGCTCGGGACGTCATCGTCGGCCCGGATTGGCGCCATGGTCACCGATGTCGTCCGGCAGAGCCTGGCGTGCGACCTGGAGTCGCTCCGGATGAGCGAACCGGTGCTGCAGGCACTCCTGGACCTCCGTGCCTTCATGTTCGCGCACGTGTACGAGAACGACGTCGCCACGGCCGAGTTCGCCAAGGCCACGGGGATCCTGGGGGGCCTCTGGGAGAAGGTCCGGGAGCAGCCAGGCACCTGGCTGGACGCGCGCACGCTCGAACGGGAGGGGTTGGATGCGGCTGCCAGGGACTTCCTGGCCGGCATGACCGACCGTTACGCCGTGCGCCTGTTCGAGGAACTCTTCATCCCCCGTCCCTGGATCGAGGCCCCGCGGGCCTGA
- a CDS encoding YceD family protein gives MVIDLTTLAADRVPVVADIPAAALDVPAEDFSVIGPVRFEGDVERGSGETYHLRGQLKAQLALPCARCTEPSDFPVDVPVDLRFVPAAAEKAGARPPSSSDSDDDDGREMAEDDPSLVLYDEPRIDLAQVAREQCYLAVPMKPLCRPDCQGLCPHCGTNRNTGTCTCENRWEDPRLAGLKSLLKDADGPGPRE, from the coding sequence ATGGTGATTGACCTCACGACTCTCGCTGCCGACCGCGTTCCCGTGGTGGCCGATATCCCCGCCGCGGCACTCGACGTGCCAGCCGAGGACTTCTCGGTCATTGGTCCAGTGCGGTTCGAGGGCGACGTCGAGCGGGGCAGTGGCGAGACGTATCACCTGCGCGGCCAGTTGAAGGCCCAGTTGGCCCTCCCGTGCGCGCGGTGCACCGAGCCGTCGGACTTTCCGGTCGACGTGCCGGTCGATCTGCGTTTTGTTCCAGCCGCGGCAGAGAAGGCCGGCGCGCGCCCGCCGTCATCGTCGGACAGTGACGATGATGATGGCCGTGAGATGGCCGAAGACGATCCGTCGCTCGTGCTGTACGACGAACCGCGGATCGACCTTGCGCAGGTTGCGCGCGAGCAGTGTTACCTGGCCGTGCCGATGAAGCCGTTGTGTCGGCCTGATTGCCAGGGTCTGTGCCCGCATTGCGGAACGAACCGCAACACCGGGACGTGCACGTGTGAGAACCGGTGGGAGGATCCGCGACTGGCGGGTCTGAAGTCCCTCCTGAAGGACGCGGACGGTCCAGGGCCGCGCGAGTAG